The sequence below is a genomic window from Takifugu flavidus isolate HTHZ2018 chromosome 11, ASM371156v2, whole genome shotgun sequence.
AAATCGCCCCGCTTCTCCTTCTCagtccccccatatgagcctggtcctgctcaaggtctcCTTCTCCTTGTTTGATGGGGGTCAGGCTCCGGTTTTCTGcaaagcgcctagagacaacTTAGATTGTGACTGAGGCTATATAAACAAAGACGAATCGAGTTCTCAAAATTCTGTTTGATATTTCTTCTTCCGGGTTCTTAACGGTCCTCTGGTTTTGTTACAGGATTTTCAGGGTTTTCCTTTGCTTTGAAAAGTCTCCCGGCCCAGTCAGCTGTTTCTGGACTCACGTCACACTGAGCAGAAAGCAGCTGTGAAGAAGCTAAGGTGGAAACCCGTTAGCaggttagacacacacacacacacacacacacacacacacacacacacacacacacacacaccacacacacacacacactgaggtgATTCACTTACAGGTTACTCAGCTTACAAGTTAGACAAAAACAGTGAAACCATCCTTTCTAAACGCCTCGCTCTCCTTCATAATAGCCGGCCAGCATTGTGGGCGGAGCTAGTGCAAGTCTGATCTCCATGGTGGTTCTGATGGTACGACAACACTGTCTGATCATAACAAGCAGAAAGTCAACAAAAGCTACACATCATCAACACAGCTGGATGTGGTGTAAGCTCAGGAAGTTTCACGTGTGACCACAGTCAAAGTTCACAGCCAGCCGGGAGTACACACACATTTTAGACGCGTGTGACATAAACAACCAGAATTTTTACCTGTGACAATTTGCCTTTGATTATTAAAGATCATTGTTTCTTCAGCCTCACTCACCTGCGcattctgctgcttttcctAAGATGTGATCCATCGGTGACGGTCTGCCGGCCTCTCGGACGTGTGTGAagagtgttggtgtgtgttctcAGCTGCCGCCTCACTTTGCCTAGAAAAACTCGAGGAATCGGGTGTGTCCTCAGACCCGAATTACCAGCTCCACCAGTTCTGCTctcaccaccgccaccaccataagcatcatcgtcatcaccagtGTAAAAGAACAGAATAACTATTTATTTCAGAAGGAAATTCACGTTGTCCAGCAGCACAAtggtcactcacacacacacttaaaccaATTACAAATATAAAGAATAAAAGATGCTGTCTAGTTTAAAGAGCCAGGGAGAATTAAATTCCGATCCACACAGAGTTCTATTATACAGCCTGATGGCCGCAGGAACAAAGGAGTGCCTCAGTCTTTCAGTCTGGCAGGGCTGAGAGAGGAGCCACCCACTGCTGCACTCCTCCAGACAGCCAGGAAGGAGCAGAGGGGCCGGCCATGGATACGGAGGAGCTTCCTCTGCTGTGCTTTCCCCAACAAGGGGTCCAGCCTCATACCAACCACcaagctccttcttcaccagtCTGTCCACTCTCCTAACACCTTTGTCCCTTTGTCCCTGCAGACTGCCACCGACACATAAAATAGTTTCAGCATCAAAGGCTTTGGGACTTCCTGAAGATCAGTCCAATGACTGGACCTGCTTCATGTCCACACCTGGATGTTCACAGGCCGGAGTGTACAACCTGAGCACCAAAAGTCCAATACAACCTCCCTTAAtttggaggtgtggaggagaaagCCCATTCCTTTCAACCCATTTACAAAAGAGCCCCATCAGGCTCCTGTAATCGCCCCCCATGACCATGATTTCTGTATCACATGTGATGGAACACAGAAATGTACTGGAAATAGGATGTATAAAGAGTGAAGGGCGCCAGCACAGGTCCCTGGGGAGCTCCAGTATCACCCAGCACGTCTTCGACACGCAGCTCCCCAGCCTGACTATCCCATCTGTCCAATTAtgctctctgccccagtataacccgTTCATTTACCCTTTCCGTCCCAGTACCACCActtaatacaaataaaaacatttaaaatggacTCATGTAAGCAGTGTTTATAATAACCactttatttattacattttaaagaaCAGTTGCTTTCTGCATGTTTGCTATTTGTTTAACTAACATTTAGGGATGATATATATTTTATCCACTCCAGAATCAGGCCATTCTTCAAATCTTCTATTTGAAAAATCCTCCGATCACATTTCCCACATCAACGCCTGCAAAAAAGTGAGACAACAAAACATCACAGATGCGAACTTTGCCGCGTTAGTGAGCTCATGTGCCAGCAACATTGATCCGTGGTGAAATGTTTCCATATTTCACCAGCAGTTACAGTGAAATAAACACGTCAAGCACACAAAGATGAAGGCGATCGCTTGTGTTTGGCCCCTGGGGGGGGGCTTGATGCCGTTGTGGGAGCTCACTCACCTCCTTTGTCGTCATTGCCGCCTGTTACCTTTTCGAGGATGTTACCTACATCCAACCCTGAgtcctttttctcttcctctttttctttaccTCCACCCCGGACAGCATTGAAGATTCCGGCTGCAGGAACAGTCACAACAGAAACATCTGTAACACATCTGAATCCAGAGGTGACTAATGGACTCGTGTGGCACGGACTCAAACTTTGGCTCTCCCACCAATTTCAAACAACACAAATACTGATAGGCTGAACCCATCCTGTGACTATTCCTGCTATTGCTGAAGGTCCTGGACGTTCATGTTCCTACTTTAATGAAAATACAGGTAATAGGAAACTGCCATTAAAGTCTGGCCTCCTCCTAGCATACTCGGTCAGATCATTTCTcacctgctgcatctgcagcttTGTCTCGAATCTGGTCTTCGAGGATATTTCCGACGGCGCCGTCACCAAGAAGGCCGGTGATTTTGTCCATGTCTGCTGCTCCAAGTGTTCAGAGACTGTTGTTGATGCTTCAGTCTGGATCTTTTATGTGATACAGCCTCGCCCCTTGGAGGAATCAGGTGTGACAGCAGGACCGACCTGTCCCAcaggacagcagaggaacacaacacaacacaaatctCAGCCTTGAAATGCAGCCATGGGGTCGCCCTCAGCATCATTTGTGCACACTTTTATTAACAATGTTGGCAACAGAATCTGAAGGAAGGCTTGCAAGTGTTGATTTACAAGCTCTGTAATGTGGCTATGATGCTAAATCAGTTAGCCAGAATCGGTTATACAAATGGTTGCCATTTTTAATGGTGAACCGCTCCTTTAAACCAGTACATGTATGAGGAAAGCTTGATTCTTTTATCTTTCAGTCCCACTTGACGATCCCTGTTCGGAATGATGATGGCGTAGGTACTGCTCCCTGATTGGTTGATGAGAACAGGCGTCGCTGGagggatgggtgtgtgtgttatatagAAGAGCGTTTTCTGAGGGGTGTGACAGTCGCACCCAGACACACTCCTCAAAAATCTGTCCATATGTTGCCTCTCCGGTTGTTTTGGGttgcttgtttttgtcacaTGTTCATAAGTTCAAAAGCCCTTGATGAGATTAACATCTTCACACTATTCGGCAGTAGAAAACCTGGCTCATatttcaaatcaatcaatcaattaatcaatcaatcagcttCGAGCAAAGAAAGGATCATGCTAGGAATAgtttcaaacttttttttattcattatcgGTTATTGTCTACAAGAGCTTAATTAATAACAGcagaaccgtgtgtgtgtgtgtgtgtgtgtgtgtgtgtgtgtgtgtgtgtgtgtgtgttgtacatgTTACACAGTGAGGATCAGCAGATGCATTTTATTTGCAAATTCAGCACATTCTTTGcgaagtggggacatttttggtgGTCCTCACGGTTCATTTGAGGGTTGAGACCTGGTTTTAAGATTAAGGCTGGGATTGGGTTTAGATTAGGGGGTGGGTACAGGTTCCAGGATGTCATGGTGTGGGTTAAGGTAAGAAAGAGAGGAATGGATTATGCCAGTAAAGGTCCACACAAAGTAACAAGCACTAgaatagatgtgtgtgtggtttattttgtGTGGTGAGTGacagagggggcgtggcttctATGACATTTTTGATGAGTGATGTTGATGATTTACTTCGTAGAAACTTTGGATGGCCTGACAACGTGTTAGACTTGTCATCGTTGTGTTGATGAGGCAACCATGGTAACAGAGGAATGTGgggagttttgttttttaaattattactgGTTAATTAGGTTAAGGTTCACACGGCTAATAGGAGGTTCCTTGGATGTTCTTCACTACACATGAAGAACCAGGAAATGACCACCAGGGGAGGTGAGGATGAGCACCTGAGAGAGTAAGAAGAAACTAATTAAGgattttataataaaacaaatTTTGTTGTGAAATTAAAAAGCAGTACAGAAACCATTGGCCGGAGGAACCAACCAGCAGATTGTCCAGCATTACCAGTCCGACAAATCTCACCTACTGCACCGCCTGTTCGCTCTCTTCTGCTTCAGCCTCTGTATTCGGGACGCCAGCCTGCAGGGGAAAGACAGcaggggtcacatgaccagactCACCGCATGTCTTCTGTGGCGACGGCCGACAAAAACacgtttttaatgatttttctgAGTATCAAATCAAACACCTTCTCAGACACTGGTCCCGCCTCCTCCTGTCATCGGCCAATCACCAGAGATGTGAGAGGGAAGACAAATGTGAAATTTGAATAAAATCTAGTTTAAttcttgtattttattttttagcagACACTACAACTGCAAAATGTGGATAATTTTAAACAGATTGCAGCTTCATCACTCACCAAGCTGACCAATCCACTCGCCACGGCGGCgttctccaccccctccacgGCTGACTGGGCGACCTCATTGGCCCCAGAAACTGCAGTGTCTGCTATGATATTAGCCTGTTCAGTTGTCTTGTGGGCAACTGGGACAAAAGAAACACGAAGTAACATAATCTGCCATGAAGCAACAGCCAATAAGGCAAATTTCCAGCTCAAGCATGAGTCGGCATGTTTACCTGTGTTCACACTGGTCACCACCCCCTCCATCGTCTTGTTTCCTTGAAACCAAAATGACAACATGATTTTTACGTCATAGCTTTAAATTCATTACaagaaatgtattttatttgtttctctgttttgaTTTCCCATTTATAGTTGGTTTAGAACTGCAGACTTAGTTTACAGTCGTTTATCTTTAGAAGTAGCTGAGATTCTCTTCCATACAGACTCAGATTCACGGACAACTTTCAGCCTTTCTTTGCAGGTTTGCGGACAGTGTTccagcctctgattggctgggaggGCGGTATGGGCGTGGCTCCGATGTGCTGGTGCAGATCCAGTGTTCCCAGTGGGCGTGGAGCTTCTCATGTGATGAATCAAATGAACAACATCTTTGTGTGAAAGACAACAGCATCTGTGattctgcttctgtttcagggCTCAAGACGGCATATGTGGCGTGTTCCAGCACACCCTCAGCGGGTCAGACAGGGCAGCATGTTTGATCAGAGAAAATAGTCCAGGTGGCCGAAAAGTTCCCCAAATCA
It includes:
- the sncga gene encoding synuclein, gamma a codes for the protein MDVLKKGFSMAKDGVVAAAEKTKAGVEEAATKTKEGVIYVGNKTMEGVVTSVNTVAHKTTEQANIIADTAVSGANEVAQSAVEGVENAAVASGLVSLEEAGPVSEKAGVPNTEAEAEESEQAVQ